A part of Terriglobus roseus genomic DNA contains:
- a CDS encoding magnesium transporter CorA family protein, with protein MLTTYYDRGGQLEVGAEGDLKDAAWIDLYAPSSEEEQRVEAELSITIPTREEMREVESSSALYHEGNATYITVRAVERGSRGEPGLTSFTLVLVRQQFITLRYSEPKSFSQFLARTHKPEQAFPSSQSLLLCLLETIVDRNADILEEIGDALDPISLEIFSRDTSTSMESIAAKDLSQVLTRIGNAGELAARVRQSLHSIGRALPFLKLEIENYAALDTRLKTLTLDVQSLLEHDNFLQTQIQFLLDSNIGLISIQQNAIMKTLSVAAVIFLPPTLIGSIYGMNFEHMPELHWVHGYPYALGLMLLSVVLPLAFFRMRRWF; from the coding sequence ATGTTAACGACATACTATGACCGCGGCGGGCAGTTGGAAGTTGGTGCAGAAGGCGATCTGAAAGACGCTGCATGGATCGATTTGTATGCGCCCTCCTCCGAAGAAGAACAACGCGTTGAAGCGGAACTAAGTATCACCATTCCAACGCGGGAAGAAATGCGTGAAGTGGAGAGCAGCAGCGCGCTTTACCACGAAGGAAATGCCACGTATATCACCGTGCGTGCGGTGGAGCGGGGAAGCAGGGGAGAGCCCGGACTGACAAGCTTCACGCTGGTCCTGGTGCGGCAACAATTCATCACGCTGCGTTACTCAGAACCAAAATCCTTTTCCCAGTTTCTTGCACGTACACACAAGCCGGAACAAGCCTTTCCGTCTTCACAGTCGCTGCTGCTCTGTTTGCTGGAGACCATCGTTGACCGCAACGCCGACATACTGGAAGAGATAGGTGATGCACTGGATCCCATCTCGCTTGAGATATTTTCGCGCGATACCTCCACGTCCATGGAAAGCATCGCAGCAAAGGATTTAAGTCAGGTATTGACGCGCATCGGCAATGCGGGTGAACTCGCGGCGCGCGTACGTCAAAGCCTCCATAGTATTGGCCGTGCTCTCCCATTCTTGAAGCTTGAGATTGAAAATTATGCTGCTCTCGACACGAGGCTGAAAACGCTCACGTTGGATGTGCAGTCGCTGTTAGAACACGACAACTTTCTTCAGACACAGATTCAATTCCTGCTTGATTCCAATATCGGCCTTATCTCGATTCAACAGAACGCGATTATGAAGACGCTTAGCGTAGCCGCGGTTATTTTCCTTCCGCCCACGCTGATTGGCTCCATTTATGGAATGAACTTCGAGCACATGCCGGAATTGCACTGGGTCCATGGCTATCCGTACGCCTTGGGCTTAATGCTGTTGTCCGTGGTGCTTCCCCTGGCGTTTTTTCGCATGCGTCGCTGGTTCTAG